Sequence from the Candidatus Accumulibacter similis genome:
CTGCCGTCAATAGCTGGTATCGCAGCAAACGAAGCGGAGGTAACCCTCGCGCGGGAGGATTCAGTAGAGAGGTCGCGAGATCACGCACCCGGTCAACGCCACCGCCGCGGCCACGCTCGAGAATGCGATCGAGCGCATCTGCGAGGGTGTCAGCAACCAGTTGATCGAATGGCTCATCGGCCTTCGCTTCGATGGTCAGGGCGAGTGGCGCACTGCCTGCAACCGCCCGTACTGCCAAGTCCGCATTGCGTACTTCGCCGACGCGCCTATCGAATGCAAGTCGCGCCTCGGGCTCACCATTCTCCAGCACTGCGGACTGCGTATCCGGGTGTGATGAGAGCAATGCCACAAGTTCATCTGGCACTGAAACAGAACCGGACTCGACCCACGCCCGGGCGAACTCCTTCGCACTGCGGCCGTCACGCCATTGGTCGGCACCGCCCTTCGGCGGCGCGTATCGAAACCAATCTTCGACGGACTGAATGAGTTGGCCGTTCTTGGTGATGCGCACGGGCGTTCAGAAGATTACGTTGTCATCGGTCCACGCCACGGAATCTCGCGACGCGAACACCGCCGCGTCGAAGATACAGGGCAGTACACCGCTGCGCTCGCAGAGAGCTTGAATGCCATCCGAGATGAAACGGTAGTAGTTGTCGTCCCCCAGCGCTGTAGCCGTCAGGCGCACTGGGAACCCGAACTCGTTCAGCCAGTCGGTCAGGCGACTGTCGATCGGGATCTCGTAGCGGGTCAGTCCCAAGGACTGCAGCAGGTTGCGGGACTGCTTCGGTCCGAAGCCGAGGAAGTGATCCTGAATGTGCCGCGCCACCTCGATTTCGACATCTCTTGACACCAACTGCGTCAGCCGATTGCACTGGGCGAGCGTGTCGGTCCACAAGCCATCTTCGAGAATCTCCAGGTTCTGGGCGAGCTCGCTCGCGATCTTGTCGGCGAACCGGATTCCTCCCGCTTTCCTGAGGACCTTCGCGATCAGGACGCCGGCATCGCGTGCCTGGTGGACGGTCGGGTACGTAAGGGGAAACGAATTCAAGCGGATGAACCGTGCCACGTGGCTCTCGGGTCCAGACTTCTGCCGGGTGGTTAGCCGCATGGAGACCATGGCCCGCCAGAAGCGCTCCTTGGTGACGGCCGGCTTCGTCTTTGCCAAGTTGTGCTCTTGGCGTGCACGGATCAGTGCATTACCCGCCTGACCGGCGACGAGCTCCTTCACGCGAACAACGTCCTTGTCTTCGATTTGCCATTGCAGCTTCATCTGATTGGATTTCAGTAGGAGAGCGCGATTCTGGGTAGTGAAGCGAATGGGCCAATTCACCGGTGCGGTCTCAAGCCTTCCCGACCGGCGTGCTACGCGATCGCGCCTCCCTCGCGGTGTGCATGACGGGCTCGTTCGTGCTGCAAGCGCTCTCCCGACCTGCGCACTGCTTCGTCGAGATGGTCGAGCAGTTCTCGCATCCGCGCGAAGCGCTCCAGGTCTTCGCCGTCGGAACGCCGCCGAAGTACCTCGCGTGCAGCCGGCTCCTGCGTCAGGCGAGCCAGGGCGACGCCGTGACGTCCCATCTGCTGAAGCGCGTCCGTAGCTTCCCGGGCCCGCTCCTGCAGAGATGCCAACGCCACTTGCGCGTCGCCGGAAAGAGGCTCGCCGAGAGGACCGCCCAGGAGGCGGGCAAGGACGATCGCGGCAACGACGTCGACACTGAGGCCGAGGTCGGCCGTGTGCCGGAAGAGGTCGTCGAACTCGGCTGCAAGGCCGGATTCCGTCAGTAGATCGAGCGCGCCTGCAACGTCGAGCCGGGAAGCATTCGCATCGACAAGTTCGAGCAGTCGGCGATAGGGCTCTGGCAGGTCGAGAGGCAGTGAACGCCGCGGCGTCTCGATTTCGGAGAGGTCGAAGTCCTCCATGGCCGCGAAATCGACGCTGCGCGAATACATCGCACGCGGGGCCGCCAACGCATCCATGCTGAGGGACATCGCCACGCTGCCCACGCCACCCCAGCCCGCCGCCAACGTCTGCGGGACCTTGCGCAGGGCCGGAAGGTCCTGGGCCTTTTCTTCGTCGGTCCTGGGTGCAATGACCAGCCAGTTGGTCCAAGGGCTCACGAGCCGGTAACGGAGCGCCGTTTCCAAGCCCACGCCATCATCCAGTTCCTTCAAGCGGGCGGCAGCCGCCACGCGAGCCACCGTAGACAAGCCGTCCGGGGTAGGTGTTGTCGCTGGAAACGCCAACTCCTGTCGGACAGTCTCGCCCTTGTCCGTCTCGACTTCTAGGATCGCGGCGCCTTGCGCCGGCGCGCGATCGAAGCGTGCACAGGCGACGACCGTGTCACCCTCGAAGACCGCGCCGATCCGGGCCGGAGTGATGTTCGCGGCGCCATCGGGCCAGCGAACTGCCACCCGCTTCGCCCGCGGCGCGCGCATACGTTCGAAGTGACGGACGACGCGGTCCGCCATGCCCTCGCGGGGCGAGACGAGCTCGCACACGCCACCGGTGACTGCCGCGAGTTCGCGAACGAAAGCCTCCGAGACTGCACTGCCGACGCCCACCGTGAAGATCCGGTGGCCCGACTTCTTCGCATCGTCGACGACGGTCTCCCAATCGGAGACTTCGCCGTCCGTCATCAGAAAGACGTCGGCCGATTCCGAGCGGCCGGCCACCGCATAGGCCTCGCGCAGAGCGTTGCCGATCTCGGTGCCGCCCATGTTCGCGTCGAGCGCCTTGGCAAACCGCTTGGCCTTGGCGAGGTTGGTCTTGTTGCATGGAAGCGGCCGATCGGACAACACGTTGGTCGAGTTGCCGAACGCGATCAGCGCGATTCGATCGTGCGGCTGCAGCCCATCGAGGATGCCTTCGAGCGCCTGCTTCGCCTGCTCCATCGAGTCTCCCTGCATGGAGCCGGAGCAATCGATGACGATGGCGAGGTTCAACGGCCGCGGCTGCTGCAGTCCTGGAAAGAACGGCTGGAAGCTCGCGACGGCAGCCAGCCCGACGCCGTCCTGGCCGCAGAGGACGAAGCTGCGCGTCGCCTGCGGAGCCTTCACGTTCAAGACGAAGTCGCGGTCCATGACCGCATTGGGCTGGCTCAGCGAGAGCACGACGCCCTCCGGCGACTTCACGAGCTCGATGGCGTGCGATGGGCAGACGAATTGGGCGTCGCGCAGCGCACCGCGTACCTCGACGCGCAGCGAGAACTGGTTCTCGACCGTGAGTGACGGTTTCGGCGCCTGGTGGGGCAGGTGGGGCGATTCGCCGAAGCGCGGCGCGATCGTGGTCGGCAGGAAGAACCGCAGCCGATCGCCTGCCCATCGATAGAGGATGGCGTAGCGGAAGGTGATCTTCGCCGTCTCCTGCGGGAGCAGATTGCCGACGTTCATCGTGAAGAGGCCCGGCTCGATCGCTTCCAGCATCACGGCCGCATCCCCGGCTTCGACCGCGTCCTCGTACTTCCCCTCCGCCGCCTTCTTCTCGACGACGACGCCTTTCAGCAGGCGCCCGCCGATTTCGACCTCAAGCTCGAGAAGCACCGCATCGAGGGGCAGAGGGAACGTGTAGACCGCCTCGATGTTCACGCGCTCGTCGTTGCGGTAGGTCTGCGAGACCGCGACCTCCGCAAGCAGATCCTGCAGGACTGCAGAGACCGAGACGTCGCACAGGGCGACGCGTTCGCCCCCCAGGCCGGTCAGGGCCGATGCCAGCTTGTTCATTCCTTTTCCTCGCTTTCATGAATCTGCGCGTACGCCTGCGTCACCGCGCGAAAGAAGGCCCGCACCTGCTCCGGTGTCAGGCCGGCGCGGCCGGGCTCCAGGGTGAGCTCGACGCCGTCGGCGACGACCAGGTGGCTCCAGACCTCGACCGTCCCGGCGCGCCGTGGCGTCGGGGGCAGGGGGCCGGTGGCCTGCTGCTTGAGCAACTCGCCGATCCGTTCCAGAGACAACCCCGCCAGCTGCCACTTCCGCACCAGGAGAAGCTGCTCGACGTGGCGCTGCGTGTAGTAGGCGCCCTTGCCGACGCCCTGCGGGCGATCGATCAGTCCGGACTGGATGTAGTACCGGACCGTGCGGCGTGGCAACTCGGCCAGCGCGGCGATCTCGTCGAGGGTGAAGGTCTTCTGGTCTTGCATGACAGTGATACAATACAGTGAAACTGGCATAAAAACAAGATTTGACTTGCTGAGATGCGGCTCGCCGATGGTGTTCGGGGTTGGGACAGGCGATCATGTGCCAGGTCAAGCGCGAAACTATGCAGGCGACTAGTACTATCATTGACAGCACACGATCACAAATGTAAGATGCGTGGCGTACAGAATTGAACGCAACGGCTGTTTAGTTTGTTAGGGACATCGCTGGATGGAAGCGACCGAGATCAGAAGGCTGCGAGAGAGGCTTGGGCTGACCCAGGCGGCCATGGCCGCGCAGCTCGGGGTCAACTTCGTGACCCTTTCCCGCTGGGAACTGGGGCGCAGCCGTCCGTCTGCGCTTGCGGTGGGCCGGTTGCGCGCACTGGAGGGCGCGGAGTCTCCGTCGGCGTCCGCGCCGTCCCCCTCGGCTGCCGTGGACGCGGCAGAACTAGAAGCCCAGAAGCTGGACTTCCTCGGCGACCCGAATCAAGTGCGGACGCTCGTCGAGGGCGAGCGGCTCAGCTACGGCCATCTGTTCAACCCGGCCTTCGCAACCGAGATCAGCCAAGTGGATCCGCTGCCACACCAGCGGATCGCCGTGTACGAGCGGATGCTGCCTCAGCCGCGTCTGCGGTTCGGCCTGTTCGACGATGCCGGCGCCGGCAAGACGATCATGACGGGGCTCTACATCCGCGAGAGCCTGTCACGACGCACGCTGCGCCGCGTCCTGGTCGTCGTTCCGGCCGGGCTGGTGGGCAACTGGTACCGCGAGATGCGGACATTGTTCCAACTGTCTTTCCGTATCGTCACCGGCAGCGACGCGCGGAAAGGCAACCCCTTCACGGGCGCGGACAGCGACCTCGTGATCGTCAGCGTCGACAGCCTCCGGGGTCAGGCCTTGTTCGGATGTCTGAGCGACCCGTCCGTGACCCCGTATGAGCTTGTCGTGTTCGACGAGGCGCACAAGCTCAGCGCCAACCGCGATCCCGACGGCACCTTCAGGCCAACCGACCGCTATCGGCTTGCCGAGGCGCTGGCTGGGGTGCGCGATATCCCAGACGAGTGGCGCCTCGGGTGGAGCGCTCATCACCTCCTGCTTCTGACCGCGACGCCTCACATGGGCAAGCCGTTCCCGTACTACTGCCTGTGGAGACTGCTCGAGCCGGAGATCTTCTCGACCGAGACGGCGTTCGGTTCGTTTCCAGCAGATGACCGCAAGAAGTACTTCGCCCGGCGGGTCAAGGAAGAAATGGTGAATCTGCGCGGCGCACCGCTGTACCCGCTGCGCGTGTGCGACACGCACAGTTACGAGCTGAGCCAGGGGCCGCTGAGTGAGCAGGAGCTGTACGACAAGACCACGGCCTACATCCGTCACTTCTACAACCAGGCTCGGCTGCTCAACCGCTCCGCGGCGCGCTTCGCGATGACCATCTTCCAGCGCCGCCTTGCCAGCAGCACCTGGGCGCTGTTGCGCTCGCTGCGGAACCGCCTGGAGAAACTCGAAACGCTCATTGACGACATCCAGTCCGGTCGCATTCCGGAGGAGCAGTTGCGGGAGCAGCAGCGGCGGCTCGATCGCCAGGTCCGCGACACGCTGGACGAGAAAACCGCCGACGAGGAGGGCGCCGAGGGCGGCATCGAAGAGCACGAGAAGGACGAGGCACAGGCACTTGCCGCGTTCGTCGCCACCAATCTGGCCGAGCTGGTCGCCGAGCGTGAGAAGGTCAGGGAACTTGTTGGTCTCGCGGAGGCTGTCTACGCGCGCGGCCTCGAAAGCAAGTTCGAGAAGTTGCGCGAGCTTCTGCGCAGCCCGGAGTTCGAGCAGGAGAAGGTGATCATCTATACCGAGCACCGCGACACGCTGGACTTCCTGATGCGACGGCTCGAAGCGATGGGGTACGCCGGGCAGGTGGCATACATCCACGGTGGTCTGGATTTCGAGGCACGCGACGCACAGGTGGAGCTGTTTCGCCGCCCGCACGGTGCCAAGGCCGGACCTGACGGATCAGGCGCCCGTTTCTTCGTCGGCACCGATGCCGCGGCCGAGGGCATCAACCTTCAGTTCTGCTGGGTGCTCGTCAACTACGACGTGCCATGGAACCCGGCGCGTCTTGAGCAACGCATGGGCCGGATCCACCGTTACGGCCAGAAGAAGGATCGGGTCGCGATCCTCAACCTCGTTGCTGGCAAGACCCGTGAAGGTCGTGTCGTGCAGACCCTGCTCAACAAGATGGAGGAGATCCGCAAGGAACTGGGATCCGACAAGGTGTTCGACGTCATCGGGCGCATCTTCGAGGGCCTTTCCCTCAACGACTACATCCAGCGTGCGATCGTTTCCGAGGACGCGGCCGATCGCGAAGCGCTCGATCTGGCCGGGCACTTGACGGTGGAGCAGATCCGGGCGATCGCGGCGCGCGAGGAAGCGATATTCGGCCGTGGCGGCGAGGTGGCGAAGGACCTGCCCAAGCTGCAGGAGGCGATGCACATCGAGGAGATGCGCCGCCTGCTGCCCGGTTACGTCCGCCGCTACCTGGAGCACGCCGCGCCGACCATCGACGTCGATCTCGTTGGCGACCTCGACAGCACCTTCTTCCTTCGTGCTCGGAGGAAGGGCGCGCTCGACAGCGTCATTCCACTGCTGGAGACCTACCCCGAGCCTGCCCGCGCGCGACTTACCGTGTATCGCCCCGCCGACAGCCGCGATGCGGTGTTTCTGCATCCGGGTGAACCGGTCTTCGAGCGCATGTCCGCCCTTGCGGTGGAACGCTGCGGCCTGGCTGGCCGGCGCGGCGCCGTCTTTGTCGATGTCTCCGCTTCGGCGCCATATCTGCTTCACGTCATGCGCGTGAGCGTCGTGCGGCGAGTGGACGAGGCGTTTCCGGCCCTGCACCAGGAAGAGGTGCTTGAGCAGTGCCTGGTTGCCGTCAAGCAGTTCGCGGACAACCGCATCGAGGAGACCTCCGTTGAGCAGATGCTGCTCCTGCGACCGGCCGCCAAGGTGGACGCGGCCAGCGTCGGCTTCGTTGCCCAAGGCAACACCTACCGGCTCGCCGCTGAGGAGTTCGTCTCGGGCACCTTGCTCCATCGAATGAGCGATGTGCGTCGCCTGCAAGCGATGGACCGGCTGCGCTACACGGAGGAGTACCTGCGGCGCGCCTACGACTACCAGGAATCCGAGCTGGCGTCGGCACGCAAGCGCTTCACCGAACGTGCCCGGGAAGGCGATAAGCGTGCCCTGGCCGAGCTCGAACGCATTAAGCAGCAGCAGCGCGGGCTGTACGAGCGCCGCGATGTCGCGATTGCGCAGGCCCGGCGCGAGGCCGAGCTGATCCAGCCAGGCCAGGTCGAACTGATTGCCACCGCCCTCGTGCAGCCGTCGACCAACCCGGAGGACGTCAAGGCCCGCGACTTCGAGGTCGAGCGCATCGCCATGGAGATCTCCATGGCATTCGAGGCGGCAGCAGGCGCCGACGCGCGCGATGTATCCACCCCCGAGAAGGCTCGGCTTGCGGGATTGACCGACTACCCAGGATTCGACGTCTTCTCCAGGCGCTCCGACCACGAGCGAGCCATCGAGGTGAAAGGACGCGTCGAAACCGGCGATGTCGAGCTGACAGAGAACGAATGGGCGAAAGCGATCAATCTCCGCGGCAGGTATTGGTTGTACGTCGTCATGAACTGCGGTTCGTCGTCCCCGAGGTTGTTCCGTGTGCAGGACCCCTTCGGTCGGCTCCTTGCACGCGCCAAAGGTTCGGTTGTTCTATCCGCGGCGGCGATCCGAGAAGTGGCGGAGGTGGTGGCGTGACGGCGAAACGAGTGGCCAACGGCTGCGCACGAGTCGCTTGTCGCAGCGCTGGTGCTTTGCGGTGTGCTTGTGCCAGGTTGGGGTGACGGATGGAGATCGAGATTTTTGACGTCGAGCACGGGGCGTGCGCCCTGGTCACCACGGACAACGGCAAGCGATTGCTGTTCGACTGCGGTCACAACTCCAGCACTGACTGGCGGCCGTCGAGTTCGTTGCCTGCCCGTGGGATCACGCGAGTCGACAGCCTCGTCGTGTCCAACTATGACGAGGACCATGTAAGCGACCTGCCGGACCTTCTGCGCAACGTGCACGTGCCGGTGCTCGTCCGCAATCCCTCGGTCCGTCCAGCCGATCTGTACGCGCTGAAGGCGGAGAACGGGGTCGGCCGCGGCATCGGCACGCTCGCCTACATGGCCGGCAACCATTACACGGCGCCGGTCGTCGGCCCGCAGGACTACGGTGCACTGCAGATCGCGCACTTCTGGAACACCTACCCCGCGCTCGACGACGAAAACAACCTCAGCCTGGTAACGATCCTCCGCTACCACAACCTGGGTGTCATCTTTCCGGGGGACCTCGAGCGTGCCGGTTGGTATCGACTGCTGGCGCGCGTCGATTTCCGTGCTGCGCTCCGCGGCGTCAACGTGTTCGTCGCGTCACACCACGGTCGGGAGGGTGGCTACTGCCCGGAGGTGTTCGAATACTGCACGCCAGAGATCGTGATCTTCTCCGACAAGGGCGTCGCACATGAAACCCAGAAGACCGCCGCCTTGTACCGACAGCATGCCGCAGGGGTCCGTTTCTTCGACAGTGAGACGCGCTACGTCCTGACGACGCGAAACAACGGCGCCATTCGCCTCTCGCAGCACGGCCCCGGGATGGGGTTCGTCTGGATCAGCCGCAGGTAAGCGCATGCGCCAGTTCGACTTCTACGAGTTCACCGGCATCCTCGTACCAGGAGCGGCCGCCCTGGCTGGCGTGCTGATGTTGGTACCGGGTCTCATGCCGGTGTCTGCGGTGAAGGATTTCAGCATCGGTGGCTTCGGCCTGCTGGTGGTGCTTGCCTATGTCGCGGGCCACCTGGTCCAGGCGGTCGGCAACCTCGCGGAATGGCTCTGGTGGAAGGCTTGGGGGGGCATGCCTACCGACTGGGTGCGCAAGAACCCCACGTGCCTCTTGGCCGAGTCGCAGGCAGCCGTGCTGCCCAAGGCCATCGCCGAGCAACTGAAGCTTCCAGACGTTGACCTGCGAGCAACGAGCCGCGAGCAGTGGTATTCGATCACCCGCCAGATAAGCGCCGCCGTCGACGCGGCCGGCCGTGGGTCACGTATCCAGACCCTCAATGGCAACTACGGCCTGAATCGGGGCCTAGTCGCCGCCCTTGCCGTGGTGCTTGTCATGGCATTGATCGCGACGCCCGCCGACTGGGCTGTAGTGGGCGGCTTGGGCGTGGCAATCGGCCTTGCGCTCGCACGCATGCACCGCTTCGGAAAGCACCAGGCGCGCGAGCTGTTCGTGCAGTTCCTTCAGCTGCCGACCAGAGAACAACCATCGGAGAAGAAAGTATGAGTGGTCCGAACGGCAAGCGGCTGATCGAAGTCGCCTTCCCGCTGAAGCAGGCGTCGATCGATTCCGTCCACGAGAAGAACGTTCGGCACGGGCACATCTCTACGCTGCACATCTGGCCCGCGCGGCGGCCGCTGGCGGCGTCCCGCGCAGCACTGATCGCGACTCTTCTTCCCGACCCGGGGGACAAGGAGAAACGCGACGAGATGCTCAGGCGGCTCGGCGGCACGGTCGTCCAGTCGGTCAAGCGAAAGAAGCTGCCCTCCGGCAAGGTCGAAGACGTGGTCTCCGAGGAAACGCAGGGCGGCATCCTGCACTGGGGGCGCGAGTCCGGACCGGACTTGGACTGGTTCCGCGCGGAGATCCGCAAGGCTTACGGTGGGCGTGCGCCGAAGGTGCTGGATCCATTCGCCGGTGGCGGCGCGATCCCGCTGGAGGCGATGCGCCTGGGCTGCGACGTGACGGCGGTCGACATCAACCCCGTGGCGTGGTTCATCCTGAAGTGCACGCTGGAGTACCCCCAAAAGCTCGCCGGGCAGAAGCGGCGCTTGCCCGACTTCGCGCTTGCTGACCGCGAGTTCATGGAGGCCTACCTGAAGGCCCTGGGGCTCAAGCCTGCGGCCATCCGGACGCAGCTCGACCTGCTGGCCAGGCACGCATCCAAGGAGACCCAGGGAGAGATGTTCGAGCATTTGCAGCTCGATCCCTCGCTCTTGGAGGCCGATCTCGCCTGGCATGTTCGGGCCTGGGGACGGTGGGTGCTGCGGGAGGCGCGTCGTGAACTCGCACGGTTCTATCCAACGTACGCCGAGTTCTGCTCGCTTGACCCCTACCGGCGCGTGCCGCTCGCTCGCGAAGCCGAAGAGCAGCTCAAGTTGGTGCCGACCAATGAGGCAGGGGAGCCACAGATCGACCTGCTGAATGCCGGCTTCGACAAGAAGACGTACCTCGACAATGACAAGAACCCGCGCTGGGTGGCCAAGCCGACAGTCGCCTACCTGTGGGCCCGTACCGTCAAGTGCAAAGCCTGCCGTGCCACGGTGCCGTTATTGAAGACCCGCTGGCTCGCTAAGAAGGACAACAAGCGGGTCGTGCTGACGATGGAACCGAACGCCGAACGCACGGGCGTGGTGTTCGGTATCGATCCTGAAGCGAAAGTCCAGGGCGGCAATGCCGCCCAGCGGCGCGAGCATGACAAGCGACTTGGTTCCGGGACCATGACTCGATCGGGTGCCACCTGTCCGTGTTGTTCCGCGATCATGACCATGGAGGACATACAGCTGGAGGGTCGTGCAGGCCGCCTATCCGAGGTGTTGACCGCGGTCGTGGTCGATTCGCCAGGCGGGAAGGAGTTCCGAACTCCAACCCAAGACGAATTGACCGCAAGCCAGCCGCCTGGAGACGCCTTAACCGATGCGTTTGAGCAGATCCCTTACGGCGCTCCAAACGAACCAATTTCGCCAGATCGCCCCTCGCCGAACACGCGCGGGGCGTCTGGCCTGACTCGCTACGGCTTCGACAACTGGGGGGCCATCTTCTCGTCTCGGCAGCTGCTAGCGCTTTCAACCGTGCTCCGAAAGACTCGCAACGACGCCTGGAATGCAATACGCCAAGCAAACTCACTGGGTGGCTGGCACGAGGCCCTCATCGCGTACCTATTCGCATCCTTTGACAAGTTACTGACGAACTCAACCACCATTTGTTCCTGGAACTGCAACACCACCAGTATCCGACATACGTTCGGAAGATTTGCGCTCCCGATGGTGTGGGACTTTACAGAGATAAACCCGCTATCTGCTCTCGCCGGGGGCTATGAGAATTCGATGGATTGGGTCGCGGAGGCTGTTGCCTTTGCTCTTGAAGCCGGACGGACCTCGCACGATGCACAGTGCCTTCGAACGTCTGCCACAGATCTGCGCGCTGCCAGCGTAGATGTCATCCTGACGGACCCCCCTTACTACGATGCGATCCCGTATTCGGATCTCATGGACTTCTATCACGTCTGGCTGAGGCGTGCAGTGAAGGACGTGCTTGCTGAGCATTCGACAGCGTTTCATGACTCACTTGGGCCGAAGTGGGATAAGACGTCGTCCTCTGGTGAGCTTGTCGACCAGCCGTCGCGATTCGGTTTTGACGGTGCGCAGTCGCGGCGTGCATATGAGACGGGCATGGCGGCCGTGTTCACGCGTTGCCACGACGCACTGACGCAAGACGGACGGCTTGTTGTTGTGTTTGCAAACAAGCAGCCAAATGCATGGGAAACATTGGTTGCTGCGCTGATACGTGCCGGCTTTGTCGTTGACGGGTCGTGGCCGATTCAAACGGAGCGTGCCAGTCGCAGCAACGCACTGTCGGCCGCGGCATTGGCCTCTTCGGTCTGGTTGGTCTGTCGCAAGCGAGAGCTCTCTGCCAGAGCAGGATGGGATAGCGCCGTCATCAAGGAGATGGAGGCACGGATCTCGGCGCGCCTTCGCGATTTTTGGGATTCAGGGATTCGTGGTCCAGACTTTGTTTGGGCGGCTACTGGCCCGGCGCTTGAGGCGTATAGCCAGTATCCCGCAGTCAAGAAGGCGTCCGAACCCGGTGCGCTGATGACGGTGACGGAGTTCTTGCGCCACGTGCGCCGCATCGTCGTCGACTTCGTGGTTGGCCGCGTGCTGACGCGGGGCGACGCGGTTGCGACCGACAGCGCTGGCCTCGACGACGTGACCACGTACTACCTCCTGCACCGCAACGACTTCGGTCTGAAGGACGCGCCCGCAGGCGCCTGCATTCTGTACTCGGTCTCCTGCAACCTCTCGGAGGGTCAGTTGGCCGATCAGTACGAGATCCTCAGCCGTGGCAAGGGCGCGGCCGCAGAAGAGGAAGACGAGGATGCGGAGGCTGAGGAGGGCGCGGAGGAGGTCGAGACCACCGGGGGGGGCGGCACGTTCCGGCTACGTGCATGGTCGCATCGCAAACATCGGATGCTGGGGCTGGACACCGAAGGTGGTCGCGCGGCGCCGCTGATCGACCAGGTGCACAAGCTGATGCACCTGTGGAAGGGCGGCGACGTCAACAAGGTCAACGAATACCTCGACTCGCGTGGACTGCGCCGGAGCCCCATCTTTGCGCAGCTGCTGCAGGCCTTGATCGAACTTGCACCGCATGGAGACGAGGAGCGGTCGATCCTTGAAAGCCTTTCGAATCA
This genomic interval carries:
- a CDS encoding MerR family transcriptional regulator; the protein is MQDQKTFTLDEIAALAELPRRTVRYYIQSGLIDRPQGVGKGAYYTQRHVEQLLLVRKWQLAGLSLERIGELLKQQATGPLPPTPRRAGTVEVWSHLVVADGVELTLEPGRAGLTPEQVRAFFRAVTQAYAQIHESEEKE
- a CDS encoding MBL fold metallo-hydrolase translates to MEIEIFDVEHGACALVTTDNGKRLLFDCGHNSSTDWRPSSSLPARGITRVDSLVVSNYDEDHVSDLPDLLRNVHVPVLVRNPSVRPADLYALKAENGVGRGIGTLAYMAGNHYTAPVVGPQDYGALQIAHFWNTYPALDDENNLSLVTILRYHNLGVIFPGDLERAGWYRLLARVDFRAALRGVNVFVASHHGREGGYCPEVFEYCTPEIVIFSDKGVAHETQKTAALYRQHAAGVRFFDSETRYVLTTRNNGAIRLSQHGPGMGFVWISRR
- a CDS encoding DUF3883 domain-containing protein, whose translation is MEATEIRRLRERLGLTQAAMAAQLGVNFVTLSRWELGRSRPSALAVGRLRALEGAESPSASAPSPSAAVDAAELEAQKLDFLGDPNQVRTLVEGERLSYGHLFNPAFATEISQVDPLPHQRIAVYERMLPQPRLRFGLFDDAGAGKTIMTGLYIRESLSRRTLRRVLVVVPAGLVGNWYREMRTLFQLSFRIVTGSDARKGNPFTGADSDLVIVSVDSLRGQALFGCLSDPSVTPYELVVFDEAHKLSANRDPDGTFRPTDRYRLAEALAGVRDIPDEWRLGWSAHHLLLLTATPHMGKPFPYYCLWRLLEPEIFSTETAFGSFPADDRKKYFARRVKEEMVNLRGAPLYPLRVCDTHSYELSQGPLSEQELYDKTTAYIRHFYNQARLLNRSAARFAMTIFQRRLASSTWALLRSLRNRLEKLETLIDDIQSGRIPEEQLREQQRRLDRQVRDTLDEKTADEEGAEGGIEEHEKDEAQALAAFVATNLAELVAEREKVRELVGLAEAVYARGLESKFEKLRELLRSPEFEQEKVIIYTEHRDTLDFLMRRLEAMGYAGQVAYIHGGLDFEARDAQVELFRRPHGAKAGPDGSGARFFVGTDAAAEGINLQFCWVLVNYDVPWNPARLEQRMGRIHRYGQKKDRVAILNLVAGKTREGRVVQTLLNKMEEIRKELGSDKVFDVIGRIFEGLSLNDYIQRAIVSEDAADREALDLAGHLTVEQIRAIAAREEAIFGRGGEVAKDLPKLQEAMHIEEMRRLLPGYVRRYLEHAAPTIDVDLVGDLDSTFFLRARRKGALDSVIPLLETYPEPARARLTVYRPADSRDAVFLHPGEPVFERMSALAVERCGLAGRRGAVFVDVSASAPYLLHVMRVSVVRRVDEAFPALHQEEVLEQCLVAVKQFADNRIEETSVEQMLLLRPAAKVDAASVGFVAQGNTYRLAAEEFVSGTLLHRMSDVRRLQAMDRLRYTEEYLRRAYDYQESELASARKRFTERAREGDKRALAELERIKQQQRGLYERRDVAIAQARREAELIQPGQVELIATALVQPSTNPEDVKARDFEVERIAMEISMAFEAAAGADARDVSTPEKARLAGLTDYPGFDVFSRRSDHERAIEVKGRVETGDVELTENEWAKAINLRGRYWLYVVMNCGSSSPRLFRVQDPFGRLLARAKGSVVLSAAAIREVAEVVA
- a CDS encoding VWA domain-containing protein, translating into MNKLASALTGLGGERVALCDVSVSAVLQDLLAEVAVSQTYRNDERVNIEAVYTFPLPLDAVLLELEVEIGGRLLKGVVVEKKAAEGKYEDAVEAGDAAVMLEAIEPGLFTMNVGNLLPQETAKITFRYAILYRWAGDRLRFFLPTTIAPRFGESPHLPHQAPKPSLTVENQFSLRVEVRGALRDAQFVCPSHAIELVKSPEGVVLSLSQPNAVMDRDFVLNVKAPQATRSFVLCGQDGVGLAAVASFQPFFPGLQQPRPLNLAIVIDCSGSMQGDSMEQAKQALEGILDGLQPHDRIALIAFGNSTNVLSDRPLPCNKTNLAKAKRFAKALDANMGGTEIGNALREAYAVAGRSESADVFLMTDGEVSDWETVVDDAKKSGHRIFTVGVGSAVSEAFVRELAAVTGGVCELVSPREGMADRVVRHFERMRAPRAKRVAVRWPDGAANITPARIGAVFEGDTVVACARFDRAPAQGAAILEVETDKGETVRQELAFPATTPTPDGLSTVARVAAAARLKELDDGVGLETALRYRLVSPWTNWLVIAPRTDEEKAQDLPALRKVPQTLAAGWGGVGSVAMSLSMDALAAPRAMYSRSVDFAAMEDFDLSEIETPRRSLPLDLPEPYRRLLELVDANASRLDVAGALDLLTESGLAAEFDDLFRHTADLGLSVDVVAAIVLARLLGGPLGEPLSGDAQVALASLQERAREATDALQQMGRHGVALARLTQEPAAREVLRRRSDGEDLERFARMRELLDHLDEAVRRSGERLQHERARHAHREGGAIA